From the genome of Hymenobacter gelipurpurascens:
CTTATTCGGCATTATCCTCACCAAAAGTGAAGTCATCAGCTGGTTTCGGATTCAGGAAATGTTCCGGTTTCAATCGTTCCACATGTATGGCATTATCGGCTCGGCTATTCTGGTAGGCATGCTTTCTATTCAGATCATCAAGCGCAACCACCTCAAAACCCTGACGGGTGAGCCCATCAGCATTCCTGATAAAAAGTACACCCACGGCACCTGGATTGGCGGCATCATCTTCGGGCTGGGCTGGGCCCTCACGGGCGCGTGCCCCGGCCCCTTGTTTGCGCAGCTCGGCAGCGGAGCAGCCTCGGCGGCGGTCCTGATTCTGGCAGCCTTGGCCGGCACCTGGGCGTATAGTGCCCTGCGCGAGAAGCTCCCCATGTAGCCACGCTTCCTCTTCTCCCCTATCCTACCTCGCGTGAAGGAATGCCACGAGCAAAACGGCTCCGGACAGGCCTAGCGCAAAAACACCACGTCAGTACCACATCCGATGGGCAATGCCTGCCGGACGCGGTGCTGACGTGGTGTTTTGTTTTTCTGCCTGCGCTGCTGCCTACTGGCCTAGGCCTCCTGGTGCAGCCACTGCTTTTTCTTGAGAAGGTCCTGCTGGGCCTCGCGGTAGTCGGGGTCGTCTACGCAGCAGTCAACGGGGCACACGGCAGCGCACTGGGGCTCCTCATGGAAACCCACGCACTCGGTACACTTATCCGACACGATGTAGTAGTACTCATCGGAAATGGGCGTCTGGGGCGCAACGCCGGAAACGACCGAGCCACCATCAATTTCTACTTCTTTGAGGCTGGTACCATCGGCCCAGCGCCACTGAGCACCACCCTCATAAATCGCGGTATTGGGGCATTCCGGTTCGCAGGCACCACAATTGATGCACTCGTCGGTTATCATGATGGCCATAGCCTATAGTTCGTTTGGGAGTGAGTAGAAGAGAGTCCGTTTGTGCTATACGCACGAAGAAAGCGCGCGAACGGGCAAAATTAGGAATTAGCCGTACACAGTTGACTACTTTTGGCGCATTGATTTTGTTTTCCGCCCAATGAATCATTCTGACCGCCTGGCTGCCTTTGTAGCCCTAGGCCACTATCTCGCTCAGCTTCCCGAGGAAGAAGTGACCGAACTGGCCTACCGTACCCGTAATCAAAACCCCTGGTTCGACCGCCCCAATGTGGAAGCGGCCATCAAAGGAATTGCGCATTTATTGCAGGAGGAGCCCCTGCGCCACTGGGCCGGCCGCTACCGCCCCGAGCCCACCACCCCGCGCCAGATTGGCGTAGTGATGGCCGGTAACATTCCGCTGGTAGGCTTTCATGATCTGTTGTGCGTGCTGCTCTCGGGCCACACGCTACTGGCCAAGCTCAGCAAAGATGATACCCTGCTGATGCGCTGGATTACGGATGCGCTCCTGCGCCTGGAGCCCCGCTTTGCCGAGCGCCTGCAGTTTGTGGAGCGCCTCAACGCCGCCGATGCCTTTATTGCCACCGGCTCCGACAACACGGCGCGCTACTTCGAGTTTTACTTCGGCAAGAAGCCCAACATCATCCGCCGCAACCGTACCAGCCTGGCCACCCTCACCGGCCGCGAGACGGGCCACGACCTAGGCCTGTTGGGCGCCGATATCTTCCGCTACTATGGTCTGGGCTGCCGCAACGTGAGCAAGCTCTACGTGCCCGAAGGCTACAGTTTCACGGAACTGCTCGATTCGCTGGCGCCTTGGCACCACGTACTCAACCACAACCGCTACCAAAACAACTACGACTACAACAAGAGTATTCTGCTGGTAAACCGCGTGCCCCACCTCGATTCGGGCTTTTTGCTGCTCACCGAAAATACGCAGCTAGTTTCTCCTATTTCGGTGCTGCACTACAGCACGTATGCCAGTGAGGTAGATCTGGTAGACCAACTCACGGATGTAGCCGCTCAAACTCAGTGCCTTGTGTCGGCCGGTGGCTTATACCCCGGCAGCTTCCCATTCGGGCGGGCTCAGGAGCCTGGGGTCTCAGATTACGCCGATGGCGTAGATACGATGGCCTTTTTAGCTGAACTGGCGTAAACTGGTAGCAGAACAGTCCGCCAGCTTACATCAGGAACCATCACTCATTCGTTCTTCACTTAGTGTTCGGCACCTTACTTGCCTAGGCCTGTTTCCCTGACCTTACTACGTACCACCATGCTACCTGAACTGAAGACCACCGACCCGGCCATAGAAACCATCGAGAAGGAAACCATTCCGCAATTACGGTTTGGCCCCGATGACGTCCTGACCGATCCAACGCTGATACACCGCAGGCGCCACGACGCCGATCGCGCTGCCACTCTCGGCAACGCCTATCATGGCAAGCTTGATATTTATTTCCAGACGGAAGACGGTGCTATTAAACGTGTTTATACCACTGTGTGGGCCACCCACGAGGAATACCTGACCCTGAAGTCGGGCATCTCGTTGCCACTGCGCGCCATCCTGAGTTTCGACTTCTACTAATCACGGATTCAGCCAGCTTCTCACGATTTCACGGATTTTTGCTCCCGGCGAAAGCTGATAAAGAACAAAAAGGTCCTTGCCACTAGTGGCAAGGACCTTTTTGTTTATCCAGAAATCAGAAATCGCGATTATAAAATCCGTGTAATCCGAAAAATCCGGCTGAATCCGTGATTAAACGCGGTCTAGGGTTTTGATGATCAGGTCGTTGATGATGGCTTCGGAGTTGGTGGCGAATTCGCCGGAAGCGCGGTTGGCCACAATGGCGTTCAGGGATACTACCTCGTGGCCTAGCATGCGGCCCAGGGCATAATAACCAGCGGTTTCCATCTCAAAGTTGGTGAGGCGAAACTCGCCTTCGGCGCTCTGGTGGCGGAATTGCTGGAACTGCTCAATCAGGTTGGGCAGGCGCAGATCCAGGCGCAGCACGCGGCCCTGGGGGCCGTAGAAACCGGGGCACGTAAGGGTGTTACCCGTCACCATACCTACGCCCAGCTGCTCGCGCAACAGATCGGAGCCCCGCACGCAGTACGGGCGGTAGTCGAGCTGCAGGCTTTGTTGAATGCCGCGCGCAACTTCCACCTCCAGGCCAGTCTCCACCAGCGGATAGAACTGCATCAGCGAATCGAGTCCGACGGCGTGCTCCGATACCAGGTGCGAGCCTACCGGAATATCGGCCTGCAAGGAGCCGCTGGTTCCTACCCGGATAATGCGCAGCGCAATGCGCTCTTCCAGCGGCCGGGGCTCCCGCGTCACGAAGTCAATATTTACCAAGGCATCCAGCTCATTGAGCAGAATATCAATGTTATCGGTGCCCATACCGGTGCTGATAACGGTAATGCGCTTGCCGCGGTAGTAGCCCACGTGTGTCACGAATTCCCGCTTCTGAATTACGGTTTCAATAGAATCGAAATGCTGACTCACAGACGGTACCCGGTCGGGGTCGCCTACGGTGATAATAGTATCGGAAATATGATCGGGCAGCAGGTTCAGGTGATAAATGCTACCGTCTTTATTCAGGATCAGCTCAGATTCGGGAATAGCCATGGGAGGATGGGATTTTTTGGAAAGGAAGGTGCAATGGTACGGGAAAAAACGCAATCTGGGTGGCCTAGAAGCACTCAACAGCACTACGTGAAAACACATCATCCTGACCAGCAACGGAGCTGCTCACGAAAGCAAGTGGCCTAGCCGTGGCGCTTGCTTTCCCTAAACAGATCCGTTGGTGGTCAGGATTACGAATTGTTGCAGGGGCAGTGTCTTTAGCGTGCCGGGGCGCGATACGACAGCAAGCCCTGCTCGGGGTTGTAGTTGTTGCTGATTTTAGGATAGGTGCCGGTGCCGTCGTAGGGGCGCTTGTCGGGGTGCTCCTGGCACGTGGTGGAGCAGGCACCTTCCAACTGCTGGCCGCACGCTTCGCAGAGCGGAATGTGGGCGTTGCAGTGCGGATTGGCGCAGTTCACCATCCTATCAGAGGGCGTGTGGCAATGGTGGCAATGGCTGATGATGCTGGGGTTGACGCTGTTCACGTCCACGGCCACGCGGCCATCAAACACGTAGCACTTGCCCTCAAAATCCTCGCCGCCCGCCTCTAGGCCATACTTGATGATGCCGCCGTGGAGCTGGTAAACATCCTCGAACCCCTGCTCCAGCAGAAAAGCACTGGCCTTCTCACACTTGATACCGCCAGTGCAGTAGGTCAGAATCTTTTTGCCTTTGTACTGCTCCAACTCCTCTACTTTCTCCGGAAACTCGCGAAAGTTCTCGATATCGAGCGTTACGGCATTCTTGAAGCGCCCTAGCTGGTGCTCATAATCGGAGCGCACATCCAGCACCACCACATCGTCCTGGTCTTTCAGGTCCCGGAATTCTTCAGGCGAGAGGTGGATGCCGGTCCGCTCGTAGGGCTTGATGTGCGGCAGGCCTACGTGCACAATCTCCGACTTCACGCGCACGTGCAGCTTTTGGAAAGTATGCGCCGGGGCTTCTTCTATCTTGAACTCCAAAGCCGCAAAACGCGGATCGGCCTTGATGAGGCGCATGTACTCATCACAATCAGCCCGGCGGCCCGAAACGGTGCCGTTCAGGCCTTCAGAAGCCACAATGATACGGCCCAGCAGATTCAGGCGCAGGCACAGGCGGTGATGCTCCTCCCGAAATTGCTCGGGATTCTCGATGGGCGTGTAGCAGTAGTACAGCAGAACGAGGTACTCCATGATATGGTAGAAGTGAAGTCGGAGAGCAAAGCGGCCGAGGCCGCTGGAGCAAATTATGCTCTGTTGCTATCTTCCCTGAGTTCTTTGAGTTAAACTTTCTGAGCGGGATTACCGAACACTGTTTGGTTGGCAGGCACATCGGCTACTACCACAGAGCCAGCGCCAACACGGGCCTTAGCGCCAATCTTGACGCCAGCTACCACTACGGCACCGGCACCAATGAAAGCTAGCTCACCTACCGATACTTCGGCATTGAGAATGGCCCCCGCACCCAACTGCGCGTAGTCGCCTACTTCTACCTTCCCATCTACTACGGCATTAGCCCCAATGATGCAGCCGTCGCCTAGTTTGGCCGTGCTGGCTACCACCGCGTTTGGGCCCACCAGGATGCCGTGCCCCAACCACGCGTGAGGCGATACGCTGGCACGCTGATGAATGGAATTAACCGGGGCTACTTCATATTCCTCGCGCAGCATGTTGGTTAGGCTGCGGCGGCTAGCCGTATCCTCGGTGGCCACAAACACTTCGCACTTTTTGCCCAGGAGCTTGAGCAGTTCTTTATCGTCGGTGTTGCCCATCACGGGTACATCGTTCAGCTCGGTATTCTGCAGCTTGGCGTCATCGTCGAGCAGGCAGTAAATAACGACGTCGTTGCT
Proteins encoded in this window:
- a CDS encoding DUF6691 family protein, producing the protein MKNFKYLVLGTLFGIILTKSEVISWFRIQEMFRFQSFHMYGIIGSAILVGMLSIQIIKRNHLKTLTGEPISIPDKKYTHGTWIGGIIFGLGWALTGACPGPLFAQLGSGAASAAVLILAALAGTWAYSALREKLPM
- a CDS encoding 4Fe-4S dicluster domain-containing protein; this translates as MAIMITDECINCGACEPECPNTAIYEGGAQWRWADGTSLKEVEIDGGSVVSGVAPQTPISDEYYYIVSDKCTECVGFHEEPQCAAVCPVDCCVDDPDYREAQQDLLKKKQWLHQEA
- a CDS encoding acyl-CoA reductase, which codes for MNHSDRLAAFVALGHYLAQLPEEEVTELAYRTRNQNPWFDRPNVEAAIKGIAHLLQEEPLRHWAGRYRPEPTTPRQIGVVMAGNIPLVGFHDLLCVLLSGHTLLAKLSKDDTLLMRWITDALLRLEPRFAERLQFVERLNAADAFIATGSDNTARYFEFYFGKKPNIIRRNRTSLATLTGRETGHDLGLLGADIFRYYGLGCRNVSKLYVPEGYSFTELLDSLAPWHHVLNHNRYQNNYDYNKSILLVNRVPHLDSGFLLLTENTQLVSPISVLHYSTYASEVDLVDQLTDVAAQTQCLVSAGGLYPGSFPFGRAQEPGVSDYADGVDTMAFLAELA
- a CDS encoding nucleoside phosphorylase yields the protein MAIPESELILNKDGSIYHLNLLPDHISDTIITVGDPDRVPSVSQHFDSIETVIQKREFVTHVGYYRGKRITVISTGMGTDNIDILLNELDALVNIDFVTREPRPLEERIALRIIRVGTSGSLQADIPVGSHLVSEHAVGLDSLMQFYPLVETGLEVEVARGIQQSLQLDYRPYCVRGSDLLREQLGVGMVTGNTLTCPGFYGPQGRVLRLDLRLPNLIEQFQQFRHQSAEGEFRLTNFEMETAGYYALGRMLGHEVVSLNAIVANRASGEFATNSEAIINDLIIKTLDRV
- the trhO gene encoding oxygen-dependent tRNA uridine(34) hydroxylase TrhO, with amino-acid sequence MEYLVLLYYCYTPIENPEQFREEHHRLCLRLNLLGRIIVASEGLNGTVSGRRADCDEYMRLIKADPRFAALEFKIEEAPAHTFQKLHVRVKSEIVHVGLPHIKPYERTGIHLSPEEFRDLKDQDDVVVLDVRSDYEHQLGRFKNAVTLDIENFREFPEKVEELEQYKGKKILTYCTGGIKCEKASAFLLEQGFEDVYQLHGGIIKYGLEAGGEDFEGKCYVFDGRVAVDVNSVNPSIISHCHHCHTPSDRMVNCANPHCNAHIPLCEACGQQLEGACSTTCQEHPDKRPYDGTGTYPKISNNYNPEQGLLSYRAPAR
- a CDS encoding NeuD/PglB/VioB family sugar acetyltransferase encodes the protein MENPVIILGAQAVGTAALDAFQSNDVVIYCLLDDDAKLQNTELNDVPVMGNTDDKELLKLLGKKCEVFVATEDTASRRSLTNMLREEYEVAPVNSIHQRASVSPHAWLGHGILVGPNAVVASTAKLGDGCIIGANAVVDGKVEVGDYAQLGAGAILNAEVSVGELAFIGAGAVVVAGVKIGAKARVGAGSVVVADVPANQTVFGNPAQKV